A single genomic interval of Armigeres subalbatus isolate Guangzhou_Male chromosome 1, GZ_Asu_2, whole genome shotgun sequence harbors:
- the LOC134219655 gene encoding THO complex subunit 1-like, whose product MATPNFEFLLNLFTDTLNKAYKVNEIDQLKAEYDGQKGCSDNDKKAALHQAFRNLLLTKTDDIPAIEGFINFAVGACRLEMTSATIPVVLLGDIFDAVTLDKCEQIFTYVENNVATWKEELFFTACKHNLLRMCNDLLRRLSRSQNTVFCGRILLFLAKFFPFSERSGLNIISEFNLENVTEYGVDGSEMGDQLDGLEENGSGSQLKIDYNLYCKFWALQDFFRNPNQCYNKVQWKMFAAHAGSVLSAFSSFKLEEHRSSSNSNASGSKSSPTPMDIPPEEQIRDSGHFFAKFLTNPKLLSLQLSDSNFRRSVLVQLLILFQYLNSTVKFKADNHLLTQVQIDWLRDTEITVYKLIEESPPNGKKFADSVRHMLAREELWNSWKNEGCKEFKRPEAASASGAAVTANASVEDPSPPIRLPQKRHRKPLGDLIRDSTKQGKFFMGNPELTRLWNTCPDNLQACKGEDRNFLPSLEAYLDGSKAKQDPSFEWRALRLLARQSPHFFTLFNSPSYKVADYLESVRKKIQKDKVDVKQQVVQDDIPSQNDNDQNEAEGEAFVGEEETDQMDSELLKTEQLTPEDKNTHKTITVTKAQMVELAPSIGKDWKKLATKLGYNSDEIQYFESENATVGDQCRHLLQVWFEDDMDASLDQLAYILEGLEMLTAAEAVKQMIASLSDDKVEEVSDE is encoded by the exons ATGGCTACGCCTAATTTCGAATTCCTTCTCAATCTATTCACG GACACCCTAAACAAGGCGTACAAAGTGAACGAAATCGACCAGCTCAAAGCGGAATACGACGGACAGAAGGGTTGCAGCGATAACGATAAGAAAGCGGCCCTGCATCAAGCATTCCGAAATCTGCTGCTAACGAAGACGGATGACATTCCGGCGATCGAAGGTTTCATCAACTTTGCAGTTGGAGCATGTCGCTTGGAAATGACTTCGGCGACGATTCCGGTTGTTCTGTTGGGCGACATTTTCGATGCCGTAACGCTGGACAAATGcgaacaaattttcacctacgTGGAGAACAACGTGGCCACGTGGAAGGAGGAGCTGTTCTTTACCGCTTGTAAGCACAATTTGCTGCGTATGTGCAACGATCTGTTGCGGCGGTTGTCTCGTTCGCAGAATACGGTTTTCTGCGGAAGGATTCtactgtttttggccaaatTCTTCCCATTTAGCGAGAGATCTGGGCTGAACATCATTTCGGAGTTTAATCTGGAAAATGTGACGGAGTACGGTGTGGATGGAAGTGAGATGGGCGACCAATTGGATGGATTGGAGGAAAATGGTTCGGGAAGCCAGTTGAAGATTGATTATAACTTATATTGCAAGTTTTGGGCTCTGCAAGACTTCTTCCGGAATCCTAATCAGTGCTATAACAAGGTGCAGTGGAAGATGTTTGCAGCG CATGCCGGAAGTGTTCTGTCCGCTTTCAGCAGTTTCAAATTGGAAGAACATCGTTCGTCTTCCAATAGTAATGCATCCGGCAGCAAGTCAAGCCCCACACCAATGGATATTCCACCAGAAGAGCAGATCCGTGATTCTGGCCACTTTTTCGCTAAATTTCTTACTAATCCAAAGCTGCTTTCGCTGCAGCTGTCGGATTCAAACTTTCGTCGATCAGTGCTAGTACAATTGCTGATTCTGTTCCAGTATCTTAATTCTACCGTCAAGTTCAAAGCCGACAATCATTTGCTCACGCAAGTCCAAATCGACTGGCTGCGGGACACGGAGATAACTGTTTACAAGCTAATCGAGGAATCGCCACCAAATGGGAAGAAGTTTGCTGATTCAGTGCGCCACATGTTGGCTCGCGAAGAACTATGGAACAGCTGGAAAAACGAAGGCTGCAAAGAATTCAAACGCCCAGAAGCGGCTTCCGCTTCGGGGGCTGCTGTCACAGCAAATGCCTCCGTCGAAGATCCTTCTCCGCCGATTCGGCTACCCCAGAAGCGCCATCGCAAGCCTCTCGGCGACCTGATACGAGATTCTACCAAACAGGGTAAATTTTTCATGGGCAATCCCGAGCTAACCCGTCTGTGGAACACATGTCCGGATAATTTGCAGGCCTGTAAAGGGGAAGATCGCAACTTTCTACCTTCTTTGGAAGCCTATCTGGATGGTTCCAAGGCAAAACAGGATCCCTCATTCGAATGGAGGGCCCTGAGATTGCTTGCTCGGCAGTCACCGCATTTTTTCACACTATTCAACAGCCCTTCGTACAAGGTGGCTGACTATCTGGAAAGTGTCAGGAAGAAGATTCAGAAGGACAAGGTGGACGTTAAGCAGCAGGTGGTACAGGATGACATTCCGTCACAGAACGATAACGACCAGAATGAAGCAGAAGGTGAGGCATTCGTCGGCGAAGAAGAAACAGATCAG ATGGACTCGGAGCTGCTCAAAACGGAACAGCTCACTCCGGAGGACAAGAACACCCATAAAACCATCACCGTGACAAAGGCGCAGATGGTTGAGCTAGCGCCTAGCATTGGGAAGGATTGGAAAAAGCTTGCCACCAAGCTCGGGTACAATAGCGATGAAATTCAGTACTTTGAGTCGGAGAATGCAACCGTCGGGGATCAGTGTCGGCACTTGTTGCAAGTGTGGTTCGAAGACGACATGGATGCCAGCTTAGATCAACTGGCTTATATTCTGGAGGGACTGGAAATGCTGACAGCAGCCGAAGCAGTCAAACAGATGATTGCCTCGCTCAGTGATGACAAGGTCGAAGAAGTTTCTGATGAGTAG